The following are from one region of the Paenalkalicoccus suaedae genome:
- a CDS encoding RDD family protein, with translation MEQTSYGGFWIRLIAFLIDGFILAVPFIIYTYIQFGTYEYRSITSVNFLYGITGLLYYVILPTTPLQATFGKAILGMKITSTDGERISVLRSLGRYISQFISGLIFLFGFIMIAFMKRKEGLHDLLAKTYVVKK, from the coding sequence ATGGAACAAACATCGTACGGTGGATTTTGGATAAGGCTTATAGCTTTTTTAATAGATGGGTTTATCCTTGCGGTACCCTTTATTATCTACACGTATATTCAATTTGGAACGTATGAATATCGAAGTATAACTTCGGTTAACTTCTTATATGGGATTACTGGGCTTCTTTACTATGTGATTCTTCCAACTACACCACTCCAAGCAACTTTTGGCAAGGCGATACTAGGCATGAAAATTACCTCTACTGATGGAGAACGTATTAGTGTATTGCGATCTTTAGGGCGATACATTTCACAATTTATAAGTGGCTTAATTTTTCTATTTGGCTTTATCATGATTGCGTTCATGAAGCGAAAAGAAGGACTACATGACCTACTAGCTAAGACGTATGTGGTAAAGAAATAG
- a CDS encoding DUF4317 family protein, translated as MDKKDIAAIRRQFKSDNQRLRLHDIFTLYVMKDSTDIYHAQNTQFEMLEREQQELYLQNFKKVLGGRLDEKLFELKFKQDTTSQLVLHKGLLSKDAHEWQSQMVAMTERMLKDRTYDTDIVITFVRGDYYISAGQRGPDSGQDAMYTNAFLLSTINKTEEPDREMQFDYVKKEFTYTINVDPVIDLKHPLGGFLFPAITDGSSDVNRVLYAAGKNNEPDYAFIEEVLEGEDITTAIEDKTIFEEVVKEIVGPQVSPTTLATVYGEINRLVEENETESTPILDYKDVDRVLRSSGQEVSEEQVKAAFQNVTTEETYELKAANIVPRYTSKSIKIKTKVADISISPQDLQYVRQVNYDGKRCLMIDIDEDAELDGFRMLPEAFGQKVETE; from the coding sequence ATGGATAAAAAGGACATTGCCGCGATACGTCGCCAGTTTAAGTCTGATAACCAGCGACTTAGGCTTCACGATATTTTTACGCTCTATGTAATGAAGGATTCCACAGACATTTACCATGCGCAAAACACGCAGTTTGAGATGCTTGAACGCGAGCAGCAGGAGCTTTACCTGCAAAACTTTAAAAAAGTACTCGGTGGCCGCTTAGATGAGAAACTGTTTGAGCTTAAGTTTAAGCAGGATACAACTAGCCAGCTTGTCTTACATAAAGGTCTCTTAAGTAAAGATGCCCACGAATGGCAGTCTCAAATGGTTGCAATGACCGAGCGCATGTTAAAGGATCGCACGTACGATACCGATATTGTTATTACGTTTGTGCGCGGCGATTATTACATCTCAGCAGGCCAGCGCGGTCCTGACAGCGGCCAGGATGCGATGTATACAAATGCCTTCTTACTATCAACGATCAATAAAACCGAAGAGCCTGACCGTGAAATGCAGTTTGATTACGTGAAGAAAGAGTTTACCTACACGATCAACGTAGATCCCGTTATCGATTTGAAGCATCCTCTCGGTGGCTTTTTATTCCCTGCTATTACAGACGGATCGTCCGATGTAAATCGCGTGCTTTATGCGGCGGGAAAAAATAATGAGCCTGACTACGCATTTATTGAGGAAGTCCTTGAAGGAGAAGATATTACGACTGCTATCGAGGATAAAACGATTTTTGAAGAAGTCGTAAAGGAAATCGTTGGTCCCCAAGTTTCACCCACAACACTCGCAACGGTTTATGGGGAGATTAATCGCTTAGTGGAGGAAAACGAAACGGAAAGCACACCCATTTTAGATTACAAAGACGTCGATCGCGTACTCCGAAGTAGCGGTCAAGAAGTGAGCGAAGAGCAGGTTAAAGCCGCGTTCCAAAACGTGACCACAGAGGAAACGTATGAACTAAAGGCCGCGAACATTGTGCCTCGCTATACGTCGAAGTCGATTAAAATTAAGACGAAGGTAGCTGACATCTCGATCAGCCCACAGGATCTGCAGTATGTGCGCCAAGTAAACTACGATGGCAAACGTTGCCTCATGATCGATATTGACGAAGACGCAGAACTGGACGGCTTCCGCATGTTGCCGGAAGCGTTCGGACAGAAGGTAGAGACGGAATAA
- a CDS encoding DUF6366 family protein — MTTPQEKREKLRRDEQQKNTLGNAKDAFDRSQTGSAPEFTNGFSWLGLLITIVSLIGFYLLYVTFFG, encoded by the coding sequence ATGACTACTCCGCAAGAAAAGCGTGAAAAGCTTCGGCGTGACGAGCAACAAAAAAATACGTTAGGCAACGCTAAGGATGCTTTCGACCGATCTCAAACAGGTAGTGCACCGGAGTTCACCAACGGCTTCAGCTGGCTCGGACTCCTCATCACCATCGTAAGCCTGATCGGATTTTACTTGCTGTATGTGACGTTTTTTGGATAG
- a CDS encoding ABC transporter permease subunit, with product MNVFLFEGKKLFRSPAFLLVLGIVVVAISILFIRNVMLTDYLHDQAIQEVESFLSESRMNERMYVAALDTNPTDEETLLLQERNQAIRSSLQALQTARFNEDSRAELESELLFFSNVQAFRDAGGEFNLSETQIARQSLQNEALLDADLAREVSGYGLSLPNFLADVLMLYFSVGGPALLLVLVAPYMTHEFENRSIYFLFSQPINRSLIVPIKAIHAYVAFIAITLCVGITASLLALFFGNSGSFAYPLVVEYGDSYALMTVGSYIFQGLLLLAVFVVFFIGLHLLFSVLLRHTLPATLTLLTVLLAGYGSTQLLSMNVVNPFAYVNVHEKFLYESAALYTAVPVTLAVAGLCYAVASYRLKHWM from the coding sequence ATGAACGTCTTTTTATTCGAAGGCAAAAAGCTGTTTCGCTCCCCTGCTTTTCTTCTCGTGCTTGGGATCGTCGTTGTAGCTATTAGTATTCTGTTTATTCGTAACGTGATGCTCACTGACTATTTACACGACCAAGCCATTCAAGAAGTAGAGTCATTTTTATCGGAATCACGCATGAATGAGCGCATGTACGTGGCAGCTCTAGATACAAATCCAACTGATGAGGAGACCCTTCTTTTACAGGAGCGTAACCAAGCCATCCGTAGCAGTCTTCAAGCTCTCCAAACAGCTCGATTTAACGAGGATTCGCGCGCTGAGCTTGAAAGTGAGCTCCTGTTTTTTAGCAACGTTCAAGCCTTTCGTGACGCGGGTGGAGAATTCAACTTAAGCGAGACGCAAATAGCGCGTCAATCTCTTCAAAATGAAGCGCTGTTAGACGCAGACCTCGCTCGTGAAGTTAGTGGCTACGGTTTAAGTTTACCGAATTTCTTAGCCGATGTGCTCATGCTCTACTTCTCTGTCGGTGGGCCCGCGCTTCTACTAGTATTAGTTGCACCTTATATGACACATGAATTTGAGAATCGATCCATCTACTTTCTTTTTTCACAGCCAATTAATCGATCGCTTATCGTGCCTATTAAAGCGATCCACGCCTATGTAGCATTTATCGCGATCACGCTTTGTGTGGGAATAACTGCTAGCCTTCTTGCCCTTTTCTTCGGAAACTCGGGTAGCTTCGCGTATCCGCTCGTCGTAGAATATGGTGATTCCTATGCGCTCATGACAGTTGGCTCCTACATATTTCAAGGGCTTTTGCTACTTGCCGTGTTTGTCGTTTTCTTTATAGGGCTACATCTCTTATTTAGTGTACTCTTGCGCCATACATTGCCGGCAACACTTACGCTACTTACAGTTCTTCTTGCAGGATATGGTTCTACTCAGCTTCTTTCCATGAATGTCGTCAATCCTTTTGCATATGTCAATGTCCACGAGAAGTTCCTTTATGAAAGTGCTGCCCTTTACACAGCCGTTCCAGTGACGCTTGCTGTTGCAGGTTTATGTTATGCCGTTGCCTCCTATAGGCTAAAACACTGGATGTAG
- a CDS encoding ABC transporter ATP-binding protein → MIIDVKNVHKTYKKQPVLKGVDMQIEEPAILALVGPNGAGKTTLLHCMTNLLPIDQGSIHLLGKNHANPEIFYETAYMQDNRVLYDHLTGYDHLRFITQVQKMDAARIHEVTEQVGMSSYVKKRVRAYSLGMKQHLLLAMALINKPKLLLMDEPLNGLDPTSALRVRHILQEIAEAGTTVVLSSHILGEIDRLTDTIYFMKDGVLLKESADQFAINEYAIYVDQPHAAKSALEEMEHVRVKDGVIHFDESTVALARVLDTVSQQGLTITRIENERIGAEKRYRELFET, encoded by the coding sequence ATGATTATCGATGTAAAGAACGTTCATAAAACATATAAAAAACAGCCTGTATTAAAGGGTGTTGATATGCAAATTGAGGAGCCAGCCATACTCGCGCTCGTCGGTCCAAACGGTGCCGGCAAAACGACGTTGCTCCACTGCATGACCAATCTGCTGCCCATTGATCAAGGCTCGATTCATTTGCTTGGTAAAAATCATGCGAATCCGGAGATTTTTTATGAGACTGCTTATATGCAGGATAATCGCGTTTTGTACGATCACCTCACCGGGTATGATCACCTGCGCTTTATCACTCAGGTCCAAAAGATGGATGCAGCTCGGATTCATGAGGTGACGGAGCAGGTTGGTATGTCCTCCTATGTGAAAAAGCGTGTGCGTGCATATTCACTTGGAATGAAGCAGCATTTGTTGCTCGCCATGGCACTAATTAATAAGCCGAAGCTATTACTGATGGATGAGCCTCTTAATGGATTAGATCCTACTAGCGCGCTTCGAGTTCGGCACATTTTACAGGAAATTGCTGAAGCCGGTACAACAGTCGTTCTGTCATCTCACATATTAGGGGAAATTGACCGTCTAACAGATACGATTTACTTTATGAAGGATGGCGTATTGTTAAAAGAATCTGCTGACCAATTTGCCATTAATGAATATGCCATTTATGTGGACCAGCCGCATGCTGCGAAGAGTGCGTTAGAAGAGATGGAACACGTACGAGTGAAGGATGGCGTGATTCATTTTGATGAATCCACTGTTGCGTTAGCGCGCGTGCTTGATACGGTGAGCCAACAAGGCCTTACGATAACGCGTATTGAGAATGAGCGAATCGGCGCCGAAAAACGGTATCGGGAGTTGTTTGAAACATGA
- the katG gene encoding catalase/peroxidase HPI: MTSNPNNEGKCPVSHGQGQASEGTAITTGKAKTTNKHWWPNQLDLGILRQHDRKSTPFGDDFDYAEEFKKLDYDALKKDLHDLMTTSVDWWPADYGHYGGLFIRMSWHAAGTYRTGDGRGGGGTGAQRFAPLNSWPDNANLDKARRLLWPIKQKYGNKISWADLLVLAGNVAIESMGLKTFGFAGGRADVYHPEEDIYWGNEKEWLGDNRYSGDRELEKPLAAVQMGLIYVNPEGPNGKPDPVASGRDIRETFARMGMNDEETVALTAGGHTFGKSHGAAPEEDNIGDNPEAADVEEQGFGWKNSYKTGKGTDTITSGIEGAWTANPTQWDNGYFDLLFGYEWELTKSPAGAYQWTAVDQREEHMAPDAQDSSKKVKTMMTTADMAMRMDPAYEKISRRFHENPEEFADAFTRAWFKLLHRDMGPKDRYLGPEIPAEDLIWQDPIPKVDYTLSDAEVADLKAKILDSGLTVTELVKTAWASASTYRGSDFRGGANGARIRLAPQKDWEANEPEQLQKVLSVFEDIQSGLDKKVSLADLIVLGGSAAVEKAAKDAGFDVTVPFAPGRGDATEEQTDVENFDVLEPVSDGFRNYQKKEYAISPEEQLVDKAQLLGLSAPEMTVLVGGMRALGANHSNTHHGVFTDKVGTLTNDFFVNLLDMGIEWKPADEFNLYEGRDRKTGEVVRTATRVDLVFGSNSILRSLAEVYAQDDSKEKFVNDFVAAWVKIMNADRFDLENK, encoded by the coding sequence ATGACAAGCAATCCAAACAACGAAGGAAAATGCCCAGTATCTCACGGACAAGGACAAGCGTCTGAGGGAACGGCAATTACGACTGGTAAAGCTAAAACAACAAATAAACATTGGTGGCCTAATCAGCTAGATTTAGGAATTTTACGCCAACACGATCGTAAGTCTACGCCATTCGGTGATGACTTTGACTATGCAGAGGAGTTTAAGAAATTAGACTACGACGCTCTTAAAAAGGATCTTCATGATCTTATGACAACAAGTGTAGATTGGTGGCCAGCGGACTACGGTCACTACGGTGGACTATTCATCCGCATGAGCTGGCACGCAGCTGGTACGTACCGTACTGGAGACGGTCGTGGGGGCGGCGGAACTGGCGCGCAGCGTTTCGCACCATTAAACAGCTGGCCGGATAACGCGAACCTTGATAAGGCTCGTCGTCTACTATGGCCAATTAAGCAAAAGTACGGAAATAAAATTTCTTGGGCTGACTTACTTGTACTAGCAGGTAACGTTGCAATCGAGTCTATGGGACTGAAGACATTCGGTTTCGCAGGTGGACGTGCAGACGTGTATCACCCAGAAGAAGATATCTATTGGGGTAACGAAAAAGAGTGGTTAGGAGACAACCGTTATTCTGGAGATCGTGAACTAGAAAAGCCTCTTGCAGCTGTGCAAATGGGTCTTATCTACGTTAACCCAGAAGGACCTAATGGCAAACCTGATCCAGTAGCAAGTGGTCGCGACATTCGTGAGACATTTGCACGCATGGGTATGAATGATGAAGAAACAGTAGCACTAACTGCTGGTGGACACACATTCGGTAAGTCTCACGGCGCTGCACCTGAAGAAGATAACATTGGAGATAATCCAGAAGCTGCTGACGTAGAAGAGCAAGGCTTCGGTTGGAAGAACTCGTATAAGACTGGTAAAGGTACAGATACGATTACATCAGGTATCGAGGGTGCTTGGACAGCAAACCCAACTCAGTGGGATAACGGATACTTCGATCTACTATTCGGCTATGAGTGGGAATTAACAAAGAGCCCAGCTGGCGCGTATCAGTGGACGGCAGTTGATCAAAGAGAAGAGCATATGGCTCCAGATGCACAGGATTCATCTAAAAAAGTCAAAACGATGATGACTACTGCTGATATGGCTATGCGCATGGACCCAGCATATGAAAAGATTTCTCGTCGATTCCACGAGAATCCAGAAGAGTTTGCAGATGCATTTACTCGCGCTTGGTTCAAACTTCTTCACCGTGATATGGGACCAAAAGATCGTTATCTTGGACCAGAAATTCCTGCAGAAGATCTAATCTGGCAGGACCCAATTCCAAAGGTTGACTACACGCTATCTGACGCAGAAGTAGCAGATCTAAAGGCGAAAATCCTTGATTCTGGCCTAACAGTCACTGAGCTAGTTAAAACAGCTTGGGCTTCTGCAAGCACATACCGTGGATCTGACTTCCGCGGAGGTGCAAACGGCGCTCGCATCCGTCTTGCTCCACAAAAAGATTGGGAAGCGAATGAGCCTGAGCAACTTCAAAAAGTTCTTTCTGTTTTCGAAGACATTCAGAGTGGCCTAGACAAGAAGGTTAGCCTTGCTGACCTAATCGTTCTTGGTGGTTCTGCAGCTGTCGAAAAAGCAGCGAAAGACGCTGGCTTTGATGTAACAGTTCCGTTTGCTCCTGGACGCGGTGACGCAACAGAAGAACAAACAGATGTAGAAAACTTTGACGTACTTGAGCCTGTATCTGACGGGTTCCGCAACTATCAAAAGAAAGAGTATGCGATTAGCCCTGAAGAGCAGCTAGTTGATAAAGCGCAATTATTAGGTTTATCTGCTCCTGAAATGACGGTACTTGTTGGTGGTATGCGTGCACTAGGTGCAAACCACAGCAATACACATCACGGAGTATTTACAGATAAAGTTGGCACATTAACAAATGACTTCTTCGTAAACCTATTAGACATGGGTATCGAGTGGAAGCCAGCTGACGAGTTCAACCTATACGAAGGTCGCGACCGTAAGACTGGCGAAGTAGTTCGCACAGCAACTCGTGTGGACCTTGTATTCGGATCTAACTCTATCCTACGTAGCCTTGCTGAAGTGTATGCACAAGACGACAGCAAAGAGAAGTTCGTAAATGACTTCGTTGCTGCTTGGGTGAAGATCATGAACGCGGACCGTTTCGATTTAGAAAACAAGTAA
- a CDS encoding SDR family oxidoreductase: MTILITGATGKLGSKIVENVLARVSPEEVAVSVRDTSKAEGLKVLGVDVRRGDFDDPESLDEAFEGVDKLLIISTDGDNETRIKQHANAVDAAKRSGVAFVAYTSIAQAPESTNIMAPPHVATEKAIKESGLTYALLRNNWYIENEASTIQQVMTGAPWVTSAGDGKVGWATQDDYAEAAAIVLTEGGHENKIYELSGPLYSQQEFVDTLSDVLGNDVVLQDVTDEEYAAGMRQAGLTEPVVDIVVGIQQSIRSGSLDVPDSDFEELLGRPVTPLRDAVKQVVDGLSAGK, from the coding sequence ATGACGATTCTTATAACTGGAGCGACTGGTAAGCTTGGATCAAAAATTGTGGAGAACGTGCTTGCCCGTGTTTCTCCCGAAGAGGTTGCGGTTAGTGTGCGCGATACATCGAAGGCGGAGGGATTGAAGGTGCTCGGTGTCGATGTGCGGCGCGGCGATTTTGACGATCCAGAGTCGTTAGATGAAGCGTTTGAGGGTGTCGATAAACTTCTTATTATCTCGACGGACGGCGACAACGAGACGCGGATCAAGCAACACGCGAATGCAGTCGATGCGGCAAAACGCTCGGGCGTAGCATTCGTGGCGTACACGAGCATCGCGCAGGCGCCGGAGAGCACGAATATCATGGCGCCGCCACACGTTGCGACGGAGAAGGCGATCAAGGAATCTGGCCTTACTTACGCGCTCTTGCGCAACAATTGGTATATCGAGAACGAAGCAAGCACGATCCAGCAGGTGATGACTGGTGCACCTTGGGTAACATCAGCGGGCGACGGCAAAGTTGGGTGGGCAACGCAGGACGATTACGCCGAAGCAGCGGCGATTGTGCTCACGGAGGGCGGCCATGAGAACAAGATCTACGAGCTATCTGGACCGCTATACTCGCAGCAGGAGTTTGTGGATACGCTTAGCGACGTGCTCGGTAACGACGTTGTGCTGCAGGATGTTACGGACGAAGAATATGCAGCGGGCATGCGCCAAGCAGGTTTAACGGAGCCTGTCGTGGATATCGTTGTCGGCATCCAACAGAGCATTCGCTCAGGATCCCTAGACGTACCAGACAGCGATTTTGAGGAACTACTAGGACGCCCTGTCACACCGCTTCGCGATGCGGTCAAGCAGGTAGTAGACGGGTTATCTGCTGGTAAATAA
- a CDS encoding VOC family protein, with the protein MFVTRLDHVQLAAPKDTEEIARKFYQIVLQFDEVEKPPALKENGGVWFQSGDVHLHIGTEESFTAAKKAHPGFEVEDLVALKNHLSKKNIPYIEDDKLPGANRIYVADPFGNRLEFLQWL; encoded by the coding sequence ATGTTTGTTACACGACTTGATCACGTTCAGCTTGCAGCACCAAAGGATACAGAGGAGATTGCTCGGAAGTTTTATCAAATAGTACTACAATTTGATGAAGTGGAAAAGCCACCAGCACTTAAGGAAAACGGAGGAGTCTGGTTCCAATCAGGTGATGTACACCTTCATATTGGGACAGAAGAAAGCTTCACAGCTGCGAAAAAAGCTCATCCTGGTTTTGAAGTAGAAGATCTCGTAGCATTAAAAAATCACCTCAGCAAAAAGAACATCCCTTATATCGAAGACGATAAACTACCTGGAGCAAACCGAATCTATGTTGCCGATCCCTTCGGCAATCGGCTAGAATTTTTACAATGGCTATAA
- a CDS encoding metallophosphoesterase, producing MKKKIFIFILGIGLLSAFIYISNNAIQTTYVTVESDSLAPEFDDYKIVHITDLHNKRFGREQQRLTRRIIREEPDIIVFTGDLFDHRKDDLEAGFVLMEQLVAIAPTYFVTGNHEWSGGIMDDLEEELAALNVTFLRNESHTLEHDGATLSLLGIDDPRGLTASPIDVLTDMMIDVDTGSFSMLLSHRPELMDDYVDAEVNLVFTGHAHGGQFRLPFIGGLVAPNQGLFPAYTSGIHEEADTSMIVSRGLGNSIIPLRLFNRPEIVSVTLRSK from the coding sequence TTGAAGAAAAAAATATTTATTTTTATACTCGGAATCGGGCTACTCAGCGCGTTTATTTACATTTCTAACAACGCTATTCAGACTACGTATGTGACGGTAGAATCAGACTCGTTAGCACCTGAATTCGATGACTATAAAATTGTGCATATCACCGATTTACATAATAAGCGATTCGGTCGTGAGCAACAGCGCCTCACGCGCCGTATTATCCGTGAAGAGCCTGATATCATCGTCTTTACAGGTGATTTGTTCGACCACAGGAAGGACGACCTAGAGGCTGGATTTGTACTGATGGAGCAGCTGGTCGCGATAGCGCCAACTTATTTTGTCACAGGTAATCACGAGTGGTCTGGCGGAATAATGGACGATCTCGAGGAGGAGCTTGCAGCCCTTAACGTCACTTTTTTAAGAAACGAGAGTCACACTCTTGAGCATGATGGAGCTACGCTGTCACTGCTCGGGATAGATGATCCGCGTGGACTTACAGCAAGCCCAATAGACGTCCTCACAGATATGATGATAGACGTTGATACAGGAAGCTTCTCGATGTTATTGTCCCATCGTCCAGAGCTAATGGATGACTATGTGGATGCAGAAGTAAATCTTGTTTTTACTGGTCACGCGCATGGCGGACAGTTCCGACTGCCGTTCATAGGTGGATTAGTTGCACCTAATCAAGGATTATTCCCAGCATATACATCAGGTATTCACGAAGAAGCAGATACGTCCATGATTGTAAGTAGAGGACTCGGCAATAGTATTATTCCATTACGATTGTTTAACCGACCGGAGATCGTGTCGGTCACGCTTCGTTCGAAGTGA
- a CDS encoding GNAT family N-acetyltransferase yields MKAFQSKLGLSYIVREAKVSDSEAILPITEHVLKEGFGVSTPEEFHGDVEVEREWIKGYIEGEHHNRLFVAEHEGELMGLINFDCPNKAKLRHQGSFGMSVATKWRGQGVGEALLVTLLEFASEHASIDTVRLDVLATNERAIRLYEKLGFVHEGRRVRFVKTEAGYEDLLLMAKHV; encoded by the coding sequence ATGAAAGCGTTTCAATCAAAGCTAGGACTTTCTTATATTGTTCGTGAAGCAAAAGTGTCAGATTCAGAAGCGATACTTCCTATCACGGAACACGTGTTGAAAGAGGGCTTCGGGGTTTCGACACCTGAAGAATTCCATGGAGATGTTGAAGTAGAGCGAGAGTGGATCAAAGGATATATCGAAGGAGAGCATCACAATCGCTTGTTTGTAGCAGAGCATGAAGGCGAGCTAATGGGACTCATTAACTTTGACTGTCCAAACAAGGCTAAGCTGCGTCACCAAGGCTCGTTTGGGATGAGCGTGGCAACGAAGTGGCGCGGCCAAGGTGTTGGAGAAGCGCTCTTAGTCACCCTGTTAGAGTTTGCATCCGAGCATGCTTCCATCGACACTGTGCGACTGGATGTGCTTGCTACAAATGAACGTGCGATTCGCCTTTACGAAAAACTAGGCTTCGTGCATGAAGGGAGAAGAGTGCGTTTTGTCAAAACGGAGGCTGGATACGAGGATTTACTGCTGATGGCAAAGCATGTATGA